The following nucleotide sequence is from Juglans microcarpa x Juglans regia isolate MS1-56 chromosome 6D, Jm3101_v1.0, whole genome shotgun sequence.
CATTTTAGTGACCAGTTGTTCCAGCGTACTTGGTCCAATCCACGTCGTCCAGGGTCGATGCTTCGAGCATCCTCTTCTTCGCCATCAAGATCAAAATTATATGTGTAAATAAATCTGAAGAAGAGTGGTACATACAAGATCGTGGTGTTCGCTTGCTTGGAAGGAGAAATTGTGGTGGTTCAAGGCCTGGGTATGGAGTTTGGACAGGGAGTCGGCCGCATTAAAAAATGATGCGTACCTAATCTGATCCACGTCTTCTAGGGTTGATGCTATGGATATCGATCATCTTCTTCTGCttcaagtctctctctctctctctctctctctctctctatctctctatctctctaatttCTCTATCTCTCAAGTCTCTCTCACTTGCTCAAATCTCTTCTTCCAAATTGCCttttgggtctttttttttttttttttccctgttgcAGCAACAACTacctttgtattgtttttaaatttaaattcgaTGATCCGTCACCTATTATTTTTTCCCTATTAAagtatcaaaacaaaattagtcTCACAATATTTAATAACTTCAACAAAAtcttaagaaaaaatagatttttactCAGACTAGTATTGAAAATGCAAGGAAACGACACAATTTTTTGGAATAatctagggaaaaaaaatgaaataaataaatgagatcAATTTGGGAGGTAGAAACGCTGCTGGACGGAGGCACCTATAAATTGAGAATAACGGAGACAAATAGAGAGGTGACATGTAAGCCTTCCTCTGTTGTTAATGTGGAGACGCATACAGGGTATCAACAGAGACATGAGCCCGAATCAGCCCAAtcgtctttctctctctcccccgaagtcaattttctctctccccaaaatcgattttctctctccttcgatAATTCCTTCGAtcgactctccctctctctcctttgaTCGACTCTCCCTCTCGCAGAAACCGACTCTCCCTCTCGCAGGAATCGATTGGAATTTGtgcggctctctctctctctctctctctctctcttcttccctctatCTCtcgactctccctctctctccttcgatcTCTCACAAGAAATTCCTCCCCAAATCAATCGgtcggttctctctctctctcattccctcCCGCTCCTTCGAGTCAGTCTCCATCGATCTCCCTCACGAAAACACTCACAACAGTCCCCTTTGATCTCCTTCGGTACTgtgtttttccctttttttttttataatcccTAATTTTTTGTAATCCCTATTTTCTAATGATGTGCGTTTTGCTGTAggatgttttggatttttggcGATGGAGATGGAGGGAAGtgagagatggagatggaggtatTGTCTTTCGGATCGAatgagagagcagagagagagggagtagATTTTTGGAGATGGGGATGGAGGGAAGTGAGAGACGGAGATGGGATGATGCCTTTCGAATTTAGTTTTGTCTTTCGGAGATGGAGattgagagagtagagagagagggagcatGGTTTTTCTCCTTCgatagagagagtgagagagcagagagagagggggaggggagaatcgagaggcagagagagtgagggaagCAAGTGAGATCTGCTGTTTATGCGGGGTATAATTTGGTCATGTGCTCCTTACGTGTCAGCGCGCTACTGGTCTCTGTTTTTCTCAATTTATAGGTGTCTCCGGTCTGAAGTTATTCTCTTTGGAAAACTCATTTGAGTACTATTGTAAGGTCTCTAGACTCTCTACACCATACACTGTTAGTTTAAGACCTCTACACCACATAACCACATACGACTACTCTAACTCTTGGAAACAGACCcacaaaatgatgttttgatcctttataattgaaaatcttttaaaataattgcttCAAAATCACACCCACATCGGACTTGCCACAATAGAGAGAAATTTAGGCTACACCTGGTAAatcaaataagatgagaaattcttaaaattctcaccatttcattcccaaacatcactcaaacacaatatatttttcaatttcaaatcattaaattttttatccaataattacctaattattacattttttataaatttcaaagcaaaatacaaaaatcaatacaactttttcaaacttcaaaacaaaaataatgtaaaaaaattatattcaaacaaatttttaattttataatattttttattcaattttttctttttccttttccaaaactcaataaaatatcttaactcaaatcatttaactattattcacaaattattttactaccaTTCACAGAATTATGAAATACTCCCAATATCGAGCGCTAGTGTAGCTTCTATTCcttataattaaatgaaaaaatatatatatataaaatcaggATGAGGTGTCAAATGGGTTTTTACACCTTCCAAACAAGAACACTCacattaactttttcatcataaCTAAAATATCAGTACCCAcacattcaaaattttataattatttttatttttattttttctaaaaaattaatggTGGCTGTCAACGACCAGATTCTGACGACTAATTGGAGAATGTCAACTGAAACAGATCGAACAGACTAATTGGAGAACTCTTTACCTCTCTCCATATTTGGGTTCAAGTCTAACTACACTATTATTACATATCAGAAATCATTTGAACTATTACATAAGATCCAACTCATGTTTCCTACTAAAACATACAGGGAATAAACTCAACTTCAAGATATACATTGCACTGCCAATTGTCACATGAACCAAAAAAAACTGCATATCAAAAAGGATTTTCTGAATGAATACTGTCCTATGCTTGGTACATCATGTTACAGCTAAAGCTGAACAGAACAAAAGAAAGCCTTCAGCTGATGATTTTTACTACAATAATCTTGAAACGTTATGTGGTTAGGGAACAACAAAAGGTCAAGGGTCACGATACAAAAGGCCCTTAATATCAAGGTGGGAGCCACTTACAGTTGAACTAGGTTGAAGTATGTAAGGTTATCATACAAAATCCATTCACATTTGAACAACTGACAACACAAGAAGTACACCCACCAGCATCTCAACCATCCCTGAGTACTCTCCATTTGTGTTGATTTGAACAAAATTCAATTTGGAACTTTCTGTCTTGGGTGAGTGATTATATGAAGTGCATCAGTACTACTGGTAAGCAAAGCATGTATTGGCATCATCTTGAGGTTGGTGTGCATTGGTAGTATTGGAATCATCTTGAGGTGGGTGTGCATTGGTGATCTCAATAACCTTACGGTAGAAACCCCATGATAGGTTTGATTCAGTAATGGCACGTTGACCAAATGGATTCTCCTCAACATATTTCTGAACATTCTTGGCCATAGCTAACCCTTCCATATAAAATCGAAGATCACCGCCAGGTCCTGTGGTGAGAGCAAGTGCAAAAATTGTGGCTTATTGTTAAATAATCAGAGCAAAAGTAAGATGGTGCAACACTTTACAttccaaaattaccaaaatgACATACCTGCAGTTCGAATTACATAGCCAACAGTATAACAAGTTCCAGTGGCAAAAATGTAAAGAACACAGGTTGGGATTAAAAATAAGCAACAATACCAAGTgattcatttataaatttttgttaagtGATTGGAGAAGAGATTTATATTAGGAGAGagaactttcactttccattAACCCAAAGTGTCTCACCTAACGACATATCTTCAACATTCCAATATCGATATGTATGTGGAAATATTGCTGTGTTCACCTATAGCAACAAGAAGAtgcaaagatgaaaaaatatatcattattggAGTATAATCCAGAGTGTAAAAAACAGGCCATATTTCCCAAGTGACAGTGGGGTTGATTAGCTCACTGGATTAAGTAAAGCCTTGTACGGTGAATCATCGACCAACAATGTGTTTGCTTCATTATACTCCCCCTTTTCCCATGGAAGATTAGGCTCAAGCTTTTCCCATAGTTTTCTAAGTTCCTTCAAAATCATAGGCTTCTCTTTATTCTCAACAGTACTGAATCCGGTACTGGTACAGTGTGACTGAtcctgccaaaaaaaaaaaaaaaaaaaaacattagaaaATATTGCACCATATGATGCCTTGGTAAAAGCCATGGTTTTTGTCAACATCATATGGATTAGATAAATCATTGGCTTTTCAtcaatggcccctagaaattgtttgcacccacgGGGTCGAACCTTAGACatagagggagcataccactacgaccaaggctcttaccacttgagccaacccctagggattAAAAAGCCATGGTTTTAATTGGTTGCATCATTCACCAAACAAGATTGCAATGacagaaagaacaaaaaatacacaataaatGTTTGATGACATTATGCTTTTTAAAAATTCCAACTTATTAAAGCAAATCACAAGTTCACAAATCGGGAGCATTTTAGAATGGTAGCAACTCTGAAATGTTACTATGAATTTGCTGCAGCGCCTGATCATAGGCAAAGTGAGGGAAGTGGACAAGCAGAAAGTGGACACTCCTTAAAGATATAAGTTTACAATCTTGACAAAAACAAAGTTCAGAGAGTAGGTACTGGAACTTTATGAGGCAACTGATTACAACAAAGGAAAGTTTAATCAAATACGACAGCCATCACTTCACCTCTTTTAGTACCACATTAAAACTGTGAGTGGTGGTGACTGGTCAAGGATGAACTAGAAAGGCAAACATAAAATGCCAAGCACACTTCATACCCAGAAATTGAtacaaaaacatgaaatttAGTAACAACAAATGAAGATTTAAAACACAATTACCCAGCAGAAGAGTAACTTGTGTCTGGAATCTCCCATAAGTATATCAATCAGCCTGTCCATGTTCCTCCTACAAAATGTTACAGTTAAGGCACAAATTCATCAATCAGAAAAAGTGAAGCTGATTGGATCGCGATAGACTacacatcttttaaaaaaattaaataaaaaaagaatcattCAAACTAAAGAGGAAAAAGAGTAATCAGACAGATTGATTATTACTTGGTTCTTGATGACCAAACACCCACGACAAATCTGTCAAAACAAAACTGTagaaaatcgtcacaaaaaggCCTCTTAAAAACTGgggaaaaaagaacagaaagaGAGACAGTCAAGTTAGAATTGAGTCTTTGAATGCCAAACTCTATATTCATGCTCAGTGTCGAGTTTCACCTGCTTTGCCTGATATCATTATGTCTGCATTATACCCATTAGGAACATAAGGAACAATATCAGCAAGAAGCCCATTCAAATCAAGGATGAGAAGCTTTTTCTTAGAAGAATCCAAAAGAGATTTTTCTGTTGGAGACTTcaatatttctgaaaaattgtgctcTTTGACAACAATGCCTGAATCAGTGTCATCTTCTACTACACCTAAGTGTGATGGACTGACTTTCATCTCGGCTATCTCAACATCCATCTGCTCTCGGTGCTTGTATGAAGGATCACATCCAGATAAATTAGTAGTAGTCATACCATTACCATAAGATGCAGGTTTATCAAGCTCTTCATTTACATGAGATGTATACTGTCCTGTGATATGGTTCATACGAAGCTTTCCCCCATATTTATGGTCTTTGTGGTCTTTAGGGACATCTGGCACAGAAGCATCATTCACAAAACTAATTTCACATAAATTATTTGCCAAATTCGTCATTTTGCTTCTCTCCTTGCAGTCCTTAGATGCAAGTTCACTATTCATGCAGTTAAATGAGGCATCCTCGATCAATTTATCTTCCATAACCTGTTTTATGGCAACATGCTCTCCTGAGAGCGAGGTATCTAACTTCTCCATTAACTCGGCTGTTGGTAATTCACCCAAAAATTGGTTCATAAGCCCTTGCATATCATCCTTTATGGATTCTAAACTATTTTGAAAGGATGTAGAGGACACTTCACTTCTCTCATTAACAGTTCTACCTCTTTTCCCCCTACTATAAGTTTTCAGATTCTTCTggtcaaataaaatacatttgtTCTCTAGGTCATCATCACATTTCTCTGTCAAACCAGTATTTGCACTCTCAATAAATCCAATATGCTCTCCAAGGATGAGGGGTTTATGCTTTACATCTGCCGAGTTCATCTCTGAAACTTCAGAAACAGTGTTCTTCTCATCTTTCCCAAAATGCTTGACATTAGTGGCAACTTCTTGAAGATCACAGTCCATACCCTTAACTTCTGACCTAATATGCCTCTCATTCTGCTCCTTTCCCTCAACCTTCACTTGAGAACAACTTACTTCTACATGAGACCCTGCCATTTCTCGTTCCAACATTAAGCACGATTTGACTGGAGACTGTAGAGATTGATCTACTTCAAGGGCAGTAGGCAATCCCctctcctttcttcttttctttgattctaAATTACTTTGGGGCATTCCCGATCCTGTCATTCCACCAACGGTATCCAAAGAATCTACATAAAC
It contains:
- the LOC121234709 gene encoding uncharacterized protein LOC121234709 isoform X2; protein product: MTGSGMPQSNLESKKRRKERGLPTALEVDQSLQSPVKSCLMLEREMAGSHVEVSCSQVKVEGKEQNERHIRSEVKGMDCDLQEVATNVKHFGKDEKNTVSEVSEMNSADVKHKPLILGEHIGFIESANTGLTEKCDDDLENKCILFDQKNLKTYSRGKRGRTVNERSEVSSTSFQNSLESIKDDMQGLMNQFLGELPTAELMEKLDTSLSGEHVAIKQVMEDKLIEDASFNCMNSELASKDCKERSKMTNLANNLCEISFVNDASVPDVPKDHKDHKYGGKLRMNHITGQYTSHVNEELDKPASYGNGMTTTNLSGCDPSYKHREQMDVEIAEMKVSPSHLGVVEDDTDSGIVVKEHNFSEILKSPTEKSLLDSSKKKLLILDLNGLLADIVPYVPNGYNADIMISGKAVFKRPFCDDFLQFCFDRFVVGVWSSRTKRNMDRLIDILMGDSRHKLLFCWSHCTSTGFSTVENKEKPMILKELRKLWEKLEPNLPWEKGEYNEANTLLVDDSPYKALLNPVNTAIFPHTYRYWNVEDMSLGPGGDLRFYMEGLAMAKNVQKYVEENPFGQRAITESNLSWGFYRKVIEITNAHPPQDDSNTTNAHQPQDDANTCFAYQ
- the LOC121234709 gene encoding uncharacterized protein LOC121234709 isoform X1, with the translated sequence MTGSGMPQSNLESKKRRKERGLPTALEVDQSLQSPVKSCLMLEREMAGSHVEVSCSQVKVEGKEQNERHIRSEVKGMDCDLQEVATNVKHFGKDEKNTVSEVSEMNSADVKHKPLILGEHIGFIESANTGLTEKCDDDLENKCILFDQKNLKTYSRGKRGRTVNERSEVSSTSFQNSLESIKDDMQGLMNQFLGELPTAELMEKLDTSLSGEHVAIKQVMEDKLIEDASFNCMNSELASKDCKERSKMTNLANNLCEISFVNDASVPDVPKDHKDHKYGGKLRMNHITGQYTSHVNEELDKPASYGNGMTTTNLSGCDPSYKHREQMDVEIAEMKVSPSHLGVVEDDTDSGIVVKEHNFSEILKSPTEKSLLDSSKKKLLILDLNGLLADIVPYVPNGYNADIMISGKAVFKRPFCDDFLQFCFDRFVVGVWSSRTKRNMDRLIDILMGDSRHKLLFCWDQSHCTSTGFSTVENKEKPMILKELRKLWEKLEPNLPWEKGEYNEANTLLVDDSPYKALLNPVNTAIFPHTYRYWNVEDMSLGPGGDLRFYMEGLAMAKNVQKYVEENPFGQRAITESNLSWGFYRKVIEITNAHPPQDDSNTTNAHQPQDDANTCFAYQ